The following are from one region of the Thiocapsa rosea genome:
- a CDS encoding circularly permuted type 2 ATP-grasp protein: MSVPDLAPLLEQSGLVDAYTPLPERYDEMRTAEGEVRPHWQYVLDALRTLGPSGIEARWREATRMVRDNGVTYNLNAEPRGMSRPWELDLLPLLIRSEEWAELERGLIQRADLLNQILLDLYGPRKLIRSGLLPAELFDASPAFLLPCHGVEVAGHRPLIQYAADLTRTPDGHWRIIGDRTQSPLGFGYALENRVVLSRVLPSMFRDSHVHRLAGFFRSIRRTLTRLAPRRAEHSRVVVLTPGPENEAYFEHAYLANYLGFTLVQGGDLSVRDGALWLRTLGRLERIDAVLRRVDDGWCDPLELREDSFLGVPGLVQAVRAGNVVIANALGSGILEHPALPAFLPSLCRELLGEELHIPDIPTWWCGDPESLVQVLDRLDQLVIKPLNKRDGLRCLFPDTMDAPARAALLQAIQKRPDSYIAQERVKPSTAPALIGRHLEPRPSVLRTFLTAEEEGYAVMPGGLGRVTPNSDAALNSNQLGGLAKDVWVVASEPERQESLLVTTEMHTPAVTQESEVSSRVADNLFWIGRYAERAEGLVRLLRITIFKLSERSDYAASTGDSCCLRSLLEALTNQTQSFPGFIGTGAAERLRNPVPEMLSLISDPARLGGLPQTLQALGQAAYSVRDRLSADTWRIVSDIEAHLGNLTHEPPGQLSLALDELDPLITSLVAFSALTQENMTHNEGWHFLEIGRRLERAASTASLLRSMLVPIAGEQDENMVIEAVLGVTDSLITYRRRYRAGTRIGALLDLVFQDEGNPRALAYQLVQLERLISELPRADMTVGRTAVEKHVLKGLTGIRLAEIDNMVQPDKAGARRAALAAMLAELDRQSAAISDAITAQYFRHEEQPHSLLRRAAARGAS; this comes from the coding sequence ATGTCTGTCCCCGACCTGGCACCCTTACTCGAGCAGTCGGGTTTGGTCGATGCCTATACGCCCCTACCCGAGCGCTACGACGAGATGCGCACGGCCGAGGGCGAGGTACGCCCCCACTGGCAATATGTTCTCGACGCCTTGCGCACGCTCGGACCGAGCGGCATCGAGGCGCGGTGGCGCGAGGCCACCCGCATGGTCCGCGACAACGGCGTCACCTACAACCTCAACGCCGAGCCGCGGGGCATGTCCCGCCCCTGGGAGTTGGATCTGCTGCCGCTGCTCATTCGCAGCGAGGAGTGGGCCGAGCTCGAGCGCGGACTGATCCAGCGCGCCGACCTGCTCAACCAGATCCTGCTCGACCTCTACGGGCCGCGCAAACTGATCCGCAGCGGCCTCTTGCCGGCGGAGCTGTTCGACGCCAGCCCCGCATTTCTGCTCCCCTGTCACGGCGTGGAGGTCGCGGGTCATCGCCCCTTGATCCAGTACGCCGCCGATCTGACCCGCACGCCGGACGGGCACTGGCGGATCATCGGCGACCGTACCCAGAGTCCGCTCGGGTTCGGCTATGCGCTCGAGAACCGCGTCGTCCTCTCGCGCGTGCTGCCCAGCATGTTCCGCGACTCGCATGTGCATCGTCTCGCCGGGTTCTTCCGCTCGATCCGGCGCACCTTGACGCGTCTTGCGCCGCGACGGGCGGAGCATTCGCGTGTGGTCGTCCTCACGCCGGGGCCGGAGAACGAGGCCTATTTCGAGCACGCCTATCTGGCCAACTATCTCGGCTTTACGCTCGTCCAAGGCGGGGATCTCTCCGTGCGCGACGGGGCACTCTGGCTGCGGACACTCGGTCGGCTAGAGCGCATCGATGCCGTCCTGCGTCGCGTCGACGACGGTTGGTGCGACCCGCTGGAGCTGCGCGAAGACTCGTTCCTCGGCGTGCCGGGCTTAGTCCAAGCGGTGCGGGCCGGCAATGTGGTGATCGCCAACGCGCTGGGCAGCGGTATCCTCGAGCACCCGGCGCTCCCGGCCTTTCTGCCGAGCCTGTGCCGAGAGCTGCTGGGCGAGGAGCTGCACATCCCGGATATCCCCACCTGGTGGTGCGGCGATCCGGAGTCGCTGGTCCAGGTCTTGGACCGTCTCGATCAGCTCGTCATCAAGCCGCTGAACAAGCGTGACGGTCTGCGTTGCCTCTTCCCCGACACCATGGATGCGCCCGCACGCGCGGCGCTCCTGCAAGCCATTCAGAAACGCCCGGACAGCTACATCGCACAGGAGCGGGTGAAACCCTCGACCGCTCCGGCGCTCATCGGTCGACACCTCGAACCCAGACCCAGCGTGCTGCGAACCTTTTTGACCGCCGAGGAAGAGGGCTACGCGGTCATGCCCGGCGGACTCGGGCGGGTCACCCCGAACAGCGACGCCGCGCTCAACTCCAATCAGCTCGGCGGGCTGGCCAAGGACGTCTGGGTCGTCGCCTCCGAACCGGAACGCCAGGAAAGCCTGCTGGTCACGACCGAGATGCACACGCCCGCGGTCACGCAGGAGAGCGAGGTCTCCAGCCGGGTCGCCGACAATCTATTCTGGATCGGTCGCTATGCCGAGCGCGCCGAGGGACTGGTGCGGCTGCTGCGGATCACCATCTTCAAACTCTCCGAGCGCAGCGATTATGCCGCCTCGACGGGCGACTCCTGCTGTCTGCGCTCGCTCCTGGAGGCGCTGACCAATCAGACCCAGTCCTTCCCCGGCTTCATCGGAACCGGCGCGGCCGAACGTCTGCGCAACCCCGTGCCCGAGATGCTCTCGCTCATCTCCGATCCCGCACGTCTGGGCGGTCTCCCGCAAACGCTCCAAGCCCTGGGTCAGGCCGCCTATTCGGTCCGCGACCGTCTCTCCGCCGACACCTGGCGCATCGTGAGCGACATCGAGGCCCATCTCGGCAACCTCACCCATGAACCACCCGGTCAGCTCTCGCTCGCCCTCGACGAGCTGGACCCTTTGATCACCTCGTTGGTGGCATTTTCCGCTCTCACCCAGGAGAACATGACCCACAACGAAGGCTGGCACTTCCTCGAGATCGGACGTCGGCTCGAGCGCGCCGCCTCCACCGCGAGCCTCCTGCGCTCCATGCTGGTGCCGATTGCGGGCGAGCAGGACGAGAACATGGTCATCGAGGCGGTTCTCGGCGTGACCGACAGTCTCATCACCTACCGCCGACGCTATCGCGCCGGCACCCGGATCGGCGCACTCCTGGACCTGGTCTTTCAGGACGAGGGCAACCCGCGCGCCCTGGCTTATCAGCTCGTGCAGCTCGAACGCCTGATCTCCGAGCTGCCGCGCGCCGACATGACCGTCGGGCGCACGGCGGTGGAAAAGCACGTCCTCAAAGGTCTCACCGGCATCCGCCTGGCCGAGATCGACAACATGGTCCAGCCGGACAAGGCAGGCGCGCGCCGCGCCGCGCTGGCCGCCATGCTGGCCGAGCTGGATCGGCAAAGCGCTGCCATCTCGGACGCCATCACGGCCCAGTATTTCAGACACGAAGAGCAGCCGCACAGCCTGCTGCGCCGAGCCGCAGCGCGAGGCGCCTCATGA